The following coding sequences are from one Natrarchaeobaculum sulfurireducens window:
- a CDS encoding thioredoxin family protein: MVAKASDTDLEAGDPAPEFELEGTDGETYTLESFADFEALLVVFTCNHCPYAKAKFDLLNALAAEYDDVAVVGINPNDATEYPDDSFEAMCDSVDDGTIQYDAYLRDDTQDVARNYGAVCTPDPFLFANEDGTFRLRYQGRLDDALNPDDERTRVHVREAIDALLGGDPVDLEWQPSRGCSIKWRTD, from the coding sequence ATGGTAGCCAAAGCATCCGATACCGACCTCGAGGCGGGCGACCCCGCCCCCGAATTCGAACTCGAGGGCACCGACGGCGAGACGTACACACTCGAGTCGTTCGCCGACTTCGAGGCCCTGTTGGTGGTCTTTACGTGCAATCACTGTCCGTACGCGAAGGCGAAGTTCGACCTGTTGAACGCCCTCGCCGCGGAGTACGATGACGTCGCCGTCGTCGGGATCAACCCAAACGACGCCACCGAGTATCCCGATGACTCGTTCGAGGCGATGTGTGACTCCGTCGACGACGGGACGATCCAGTACGACGCCTATCTTCGGGACGACACCCAGGACGTCGCGCGCAACTACGGAGCGGTCTGTACACCCGACCCGTTCCTCTTCGCGAACGAGGACGGGACGTTCCGGCTGCGGTATCAGGGCCGGCTTGACGACGCGCTGAACCCGGACGACGAGCGGACGCGCGTTCACGTTCGTGAGGCCATCGACGCCCTCCTCGGTGGCGACCCCGTCGACCTCGAGTGGCAGCCCTCTCGAGGCTGTTCGATCAAGTGGCGCACCGACTGA
- a CDS encoding NADH:flavin oxidoreductase/NADH oxidase: MTALFSPLSLRELELPNRIAVSPMCQYSCEPDGLPTEWHRVHLGSRAVGGAGIVMTEATAVEPRGRITPHDLGIWSDDHAAALEPITEFIRQQGSVPGIQLAHAGHKASKTRPWDGNVPLSPEDGGWEVLSPSPEAYPPFGGDRPAIEKATTADIDGVIEAYRTAAERSLEAGFEIAEVHAAHGYLLHEFLSPVTNRREDAYGGSFENRTRLIREVTDAVRDVWPEDKPVFVRISGTDWLPEQESWDIEQSVRLAAELAALGVDLIDVSSGGIHPDQDIPAGPNFQVPLAEAVRDGADVAVGAVGGITEPEQADALVHNGRADLVLVGREFLRDPYFGLHAAGRLEEEPSTRWPIQYRRGVR; the protein is encoded by the coding sequence ATGACAGCTCTGTTTTCGCCTCTCTCACTGCGCGAGCTCGAACTTCCGAACCGAATCGCCGTCTCGCCGATGTGTCAGTACTCCTGTGAGCCCGACGGGCTGCCGACGGAGTGGCACCGAGTCCACCTGGGTAGCAGAGCCGTCGGTGGCGCAGGAATCGTCATGACCGAAGCGACAGCCGTCGAGCCCCGCGGGCGAATCACGCCGCACGATCTCGGCATCTGGAGCGATGACCACGCGGCCGCACTCGAGCCGATCACCGAGTTCATTCGTCAACAGGGTTCGGTACCCGGCATCCAGCTCGCCCATGCAGGACACAAAGCGAGCAAGACCCGGCCGTGGGATGGGAACGTACCGCTGTCGCCCGAAGACGGCGGCTGGGAAGTGCTTTCGCCGTCGCCGGAGGCGTACCCACCGTTCGGCGGCGATCGACCTGCAATCGAGAAAGCGACGACAGCGGACATCGACGGCGTGATCGAGGCCTACCGAACCGCCGCCGAGCGTTCGCTCGAGGCCGGATTCGAGATCGCAGAGGTCCACGCAGCACACGGCTACTTGCTCCACGAGTTCCTCTCTCCGGTAACGAACCGCCGCGAGGACGCCTACGGCGGGAGTTTCGAGAACCGAACCCGACTCATTCGAGAGGTGACCGACGCCGTTCGCGACGTCTGGCCGGAGGACAAGCCGGTGTTCGTTCGCATCTCCGGGACGGACTGGCTCCCCGAGCAGGAGTCGTGGGACATCGAGCAGTCGGTACGGCTTGCAGCGGAGCTGGCAGCTCTGGGTGTCGACCTGATCGACGTGAGTTCCGGTGGGATACATCCCGACCAGGACATACCCGCTGGACCGAACTTCCAGGTCCCGCTGGCGGAAGCGGTCCGCGACGGCGCGGACGTCGCCGTCGGTGCCGTCGGCGGCATCACCGAACCGGAACAGGCCGACGCGCTGGTCCACAACGGGCGTGCCGACCTCGTACTTGTCGGCCGGGAGTTCCTTCGCGACCCGTACTTCGGGCTCCACGCGGCCGGACGTCTCGAGGAAGAGCCATCCACACGATGGCCTATTCAGTACCGTCGGGGCGTTCGCTAG
- a CDS encoding BtpA/SgcQ family protein: protein MTTSGEIDPLERLGTDRAVIGMVHLPALPGSPSSDGNRDAIRRRALADAHALESGGVDAILVENFGDAPFYPDEVPTHVVAEMTALAGSVSEAVDVPIGINVLRNDAHAALSVAAAVDAAFVRVNVHVGTAATDQGLLEGRAHETLRLRDRIDANVAILADVHVKHATPIGDTGLERAALETVERGKADGVIVSGPGTGAKTPPEDVTLVTNALSEHDCEVPVIVGSGVTPEAVSDCFDAGADGVIVGTAVKCGGETTNPVSETRVRTVVSAAMRTDTDP, encoded by the coding sequence ATGACCACAAGCGGCGAGATCGACCCCCTCGAACGGCTTGGCACGGATCGTGCGGTGATCGGCATGGTCCACCTCCCTGCATTACCCGGCTCACCTTCCTCGGACGGGAACCGTGACGCGATCCGCCGACGGGCCCTCGCGGACGCTCACGCCCTCGAGAGCGGCGGCGTCGACGCCATTCTCGTCGAGAACTTCGGCGACGCGCCGTTTTACCCCGACGAGGTCCCGACACACGTCGTCGCCGAAATGACGGCTCTCGCCGGTTCCGTCTCCGAGGCCGTCGACGTCCCGATCGGGATCAACGTCCTCAGAAACGATGCGCACGCGGCGCTCTCGGTTGCGGCCGCCGTCGACGCGGCGTTCGTTCGGGTCAACGTTCACGTCGGGACCGCCGCAACCGACCAGGGGCTCCTCGAGGGTCGGGCCCACGAGACGCTCCGGCTGCGCGACCGCATCGACGCGAACGTGGCGATTCTCGCCGACGTCCACGTCAAACACGCGACGCCGATCGGCGACACCGGCCTCGAACGGGCCGCCCTCGAGACGGTCGAGCGCGGAAAAGCGGACGGCGTGATCGTCTCCGGGCCCGGAACCGGAGCCAAAACGCCGCCCGAGGACGTCACACTGGTTACGAACGCCCTCTCTGAACACGATTGCGAGGTGCCGGTGATCGTCGGCAGCGGTGTCACGCCTGAGGCGGTCAGCGACTGTTTCGACGCTGGTGCGGACGGTGTAATCGTCGGGACTGCAGTAAAGTGCGGTGGCGAGACGACGAATCCGGTTTCCGAAACACGCGTCCGGACGGTCGTCAGCGCCGCCATGCGGACCGACACTGATCCCTGA
- a CDS encoding tripartite tricarboxylate transporter permease, protein MVVLALEFVADPGFTGQLLAWVLAGSLLGSCSGLVPGLHANNFALLLAGIAGSIPGPPLFVGCAMLAAGVVHTFLNAVPAMALGVPDAEMAVTALPGHRMVLDGRGYEAIRLSAVGSLLAVLAAVPFAVPITWAVTAVYPTVRANLSLILAVVVVALLASEFNWRARLGGALSFGLATILGALTLDSSPEAPLEAGGMLAPLFAGLFGAPVLIDAMFGCGIPPQRGEEIRLSRPLLAGTAIAGALAGAVVGYIPGISAAIAAVAVLVLVPGGSGDRGYIVATSGVDTANTIFALFALVAIGHPRTGVMVAFDEAGVPLELPILIGGVLVAGSIGFVLVILVGDAYLELVGQLSYWKISTVVLGLLLVLSYLFTGPLGIVVFVAATAVGMVPVRLRARRVHLMGVLIGPLMLGL, encoded by the coding sequence ATGGTCGTCCTCGCGCTCGAGTTTGTCGCCGATCCCGGCTTCACCGGGCAGTTGCTGGCGTGGGTGCTCGCCGGTTCGCTGCTCGGGAGTTGCAGCGGTCTCGTGCCAGGACTGCACGCCAACAACTTCGCGCTCTTGCTAGCCGGTATCGCCGGGTCGATCCCGGGCCCACCGCTGTTCGTCGGCTGTGCGATGCTCGCTGCGGGAGTGGTCCATACGTTTCTCAACGCCGTGCCGGCGATGGCACTCGGTGTTCCCGACGCGGAGATGGCCGTAACGGCGCTTCCCGGCCACCGAATGGTACTCGACGGGCGGGGATACGAAGCGATCCGGTTGTCGGCAGTCGGCAGCCTGCTCGCCGTCCTCGCAGCCGTTCCCTTTGCAGTCCCCATCACGTGGGCGGTAACGGCAGTGTACCCGACAGTCCGGGCAAACCTTTCGTTGATCCTGGCGGTGGTGGTGGTTGCGCTGCTGGCCTCGGAGTTTAACTGGCGCGCTCGTCTCGGTGGCGCACTGTCGTTCGGCCTGGCGACCATCCTCGGTGCCCTCACGCTCGACAGTTCGCCGGAGGCACCGCTCGAGGCGGGTGGGATGCTCGCCCCGCTGTTCGCTGGCCTCTTCGGTGCGCCGGTATTGATCGACGCGATGTTCGGGTGTGGGATCCCACCACAGCGGGGTGAGGAGATTCGGCTCTCCCGGCCGCTGCTCGCAGGGACGGCGATCGCTGGTGCACTCGCAGGCGCGGTCGTCGGGTACATTCCCGGAATCTCGGCCGCGATCGCGGCGGTCGCCGTCCTCGTGTTGGTACCAGGTGGCTCGGGTGATCGAGGCTACATCGTCGCGACGAGCGGTGTCGACACTGCCAACACGATATTCGCACTGTTCGCACTCGTCGCCATCGGCCACCCTCGAACCGGCGTGATGGTGGCGTTCGACGAAGCTGGGGTCCCCCTCGAGTTGCCGATACTGATCGGCGGCGTCCTCGTTGCGGGTTCGATCGGCTTCGTGCTCGTGATTCTCGTCGGTGACGCCTATCTCGAACTGGTCGGTCAGCTCTCATACTGGAAGATTTCGACCGTCGTGCTCGGGCTCCTGTTGGTTCTCTCGTATCTCTTTACTGGCCCACTCGGCATCGTCGTTTTCGTGGCGGCGACCGCCGTCGGGATGGTTCCGGTCCGGCTACGTGCCCGTCGGGTTCATCTAATGGGAGTGTTGATTGGGCCGCTGATGCTTGGGCTTTGA
- the rpl12p gene encoding 50S ribosomal protein P1 gives MEYVYAALILNETDEEINEDNLTDVLDAAGVDVEESRVKALVAALEDVDIDEAVEEAAAVPAAAGAAGGAAAADEAEEESDVPDTTDEDEDDDEDEDDDAGGEGLGNLFG, from the coding sequence ATGGAATACGTATACGCTGCACTCATCCTGAACGAAACGGACGAAGAGATCAACGAAGACAACCTCACGGACGTGCTCGACGCCGCTGGCGTCGACGTCGAAGAGTCCCGAGTCAAGGCGCTCGTCGCCGCGCTCGAGGACGTCGACATCGACGAGGCCGTCGAGGAAGCCGCCGCCGTCCCCGCTGCAGCTGGCGCTGCTGGCGGTGCGGCCGCCGCCGACGAGGCTGAAGAGGAGTCCGACGTTCCGGACACCACGGACGAGGACGAAGACGACGACGAGGACGAAGACGACGACGCCGGTGGCGAGGGCCTCGGCAACCTCTTCGGCTAA
- a CDS encoding 50S ribosomal protein L10: protein MSAEAERKTENLPQWKKEEVDELAALIDDYESVGIVGIAGIPSKQLQDMRRELYGTAQLRVSRNTLQVRALDDVDLDDLVEHVDGQVGIIGTNENPFSLYKELEASKTPAPINEGEVAPNDIVIPEGDTGVDPGPFVGELQSIGANARIEDGSIQVMEDSTVLEAGEEVSADLANVLNELGIEPKEVGLDLRAVVADGVLFSPEDLDIDVDAYESDVQTAAAYAHNLSVNAVFPTETTASTLIAKATGEAKSLGLHAAIEDEALMPDLVSKADAQLRALAAQIDDEEALPEELQGVEAPTPAAAAADESEDESADDQDDAEADAADDDDDDDDGDGADGLGAMFG, encoded by the coding sequence GTGAGCGCAGAAGCTGAACGCAAAACCGAGAACCTTCCACAGTGGAAGAAAGAGGAAGTCGACGAGCTCGCAGCGCTTATCGACGACTACGAGAGCGTCGGCATCGTCGGTATCGCGGGCATTCCGAGCAAACAGCTCCAGGACATGCGTCGCGAACTGTACGGCACGGCCCAGCTCCGCGTAAGTCGGAACACGCTGCAGGTTCGGGCCCTCGATGACGTCGACCTCGACGACCTCGTCGAGCACGTCGACGGGCAGGTCGGCATCATCGGGACGAACGAGAACCCGTTCTCCCTGTACAAAGAGCTCGAGGCGTCGAAGACGCCCGCGCCGATCAACGAAGGCGAAGTCGCCCCGAACGACATCGTGATCCCGGAAGGGGACACGGGCGTCGATCCGGGGCCATTCGTCGGTGAGCTCCAGAGCATCGGTGCAAACGCGCGCATCGAGGACGGTTCGATTCAGGTCATGGAGGACTCGACGGTCTTGGAGGCCGGCGAGGAAGTCTCTGCGGACCTGGCGAACGTCCTCAACGAGCTCGGGATCGAACCCAAGGAGGTCGGTCTCGACCTTCGTGCTGTCGTTGCAGACGGCGTGCTGTTCAGTCCCGAGGACCTCGACATCGACGTCGACGCCTACGAGAGCGACGTCCAGACCGCCGCCGCGTACGCCCACAACCTCTCGGTCAACGCGGTGTTCCCGACCGAGACGACGGCGTCGACGCTCATCGCCAAGGCGACGGGCGAGGCCAAGAGTCTCGGCCTACACGCTGCGATCGAGGACGAAGCGCTCATGCCCGACCTCGTCAGCAAGGCCGACGCACAACTCCGTGCGCTCGCGGCCCAGATCGACGACGAGGAGGCCCTGCCGGAGGAACTGCAGGGCGTCGAGGCGCCCACCCCTGCGGCGGCCGCCGCCGACGAGAGCGAGGACGAATCGGCTGACGACCAAGACGACGCCGAGGCAGACGCTGCCGACGACGACGATGATGATGACGACGGCGACGGCGCGGACGGACTCGGCGCAATGTTCGGCTAA
- a CDS encoding 50S ribosomal protein L1 produces the protein MADSDIETAVARALEESPDRNFTETVDLAINLRDLDLNEPSNRVDESVVLPSGTGQETKIVVIAEGETAVRAEEVADEVFSEDDIADLEDDDAKDLADETDFFIAEEAMMQDIARYLGTILGPRGKMPDPLSPDQDVVETVNRLKNTVQLRSGDRRTFHTRVGAEDMDAEHIADNIDVILRRLHADLEKGPQNIDGVYVKTTMGPSVEVV, from the coding sequence ATGGCAGATTCGGATATTGAAACCGCAGTGGCTCGCGCACTCGAGGAGTCACCGGATCGGAACTTTACCGAGACGGTGGACCTCGCGATTAACTTGCGCGACCTTGACCTGAACGAACCGTCGAACCGTGTTGACGAGTCCGTCGTCCTCCCGTCCGGAACCGGACAGGAGACGAAGATCGTCGTCATAGCCGAAGGAGAGACCGCCGTCCGCGCCGAAGAGGTCGCGGACGAAGTCTTCTCGGAAGACGACATCGCAGATCTCGAAGACGACGACGCCAAAGATCTGGCCGACGAGACGGACTTCTTTATCGCTGAAGAGGCGATGATGCAAGACATCGCCCGCTATCTGGGTACTATCCTCGGTCCTCGAGGGAAGATGCCAGACCCGCTCTCTCCCGACCAGGACGTCGTCGAGACCGTCAACCGGCTCAAAAACACCGTGCAGCTTCGCTCCGGCGACCGACGCACGTTCCATACGCGCGTTGGCGCTGAAGACATGGACGCCGAGCACATTGCCGACAACATCGACGTCATCCTGCGTCGCCTGCACGCCGACCTCGAGAAGGGGCCCCAGAACATCGACGGCGTCTACGTGAAGACGACCATGGGCCCGTCCGTAGAGGTGGTCTAA
- a CDS encoding glycosyltransferase family 4 protein yields the protein MDIGFVVAGSIEQTSGGYRYDRKLVSHLERRGDDVTVISVPREPQVGAEPMAIRERLDRPFDVLVQDELCYPTLVEHNPHLDAPQELVALVHLLESGRPDRVAASDGARSREQERRYLETVDAAIATSEYTASRTTDLTALPTIVAPPAGRREEAAVSPTAVDQRASAIPLRLAFVGNVVERKNLPALLEAVARFDRDCVCEWELIVVGNTDADPAAARIARARVSEYDLDDRVSFVGTVDDDTLESILERTHVLAVPSTYEGFGMVYLEAMEYGVVPIASAVGGASEFVDDGHNGYVVDPDDVDRIALALETLVTDRDRLASLARRALETADAHPTWAETTETVRAFLETDR from the coding sequence ATGGATATTGGATTCGTCGTGGCCGGCTCGATCGAGCAAACATCGGGTGGCTACCGATACGACCGCAAACTCGTCTCTCACCTCGAGCGTCGTGGCGACGACGTGACGGTGATTTCGGTCCCTCGAGAGCCGCAGGTGGGTGCTGAACCGATGGCGATCCGCGAACGCCTCGATCGGCCGTTCGACGTCCTCGTTCAGGACGAACTCTGTTATCCGACGCTGGTCGAACACAACCCCCACCTCGATGCTCCCCAGGAACTCGTCGCGCTCGTCCATCTACTCGAGTCAGGTCGACCGGACCGAGTCGCCGCCTCAGACGGAGCCCGGTCTCGAGAGCAAGAGCGGCGCTACCTCGAGACCGTCGACGCGGCGATTGCGACGAGCGAGTACACGGCGAGTCGAACGACGGACCTGACTGCGCTTCCGACCATCGTCGCCCCACCTGCTGGTCGGCGCGAGGAGGCCGCAGTGTCGCCGACGGCCGTCGACCAGCGAGCCAGCGCGATCCCGCTTCGGCTCGCGTTCGTGGGGAACGTCGTCGAGCGAAAGAATCTCCCGGCGCTCTTGGAGGCAGTTGCTCGCTTCGACCGAGACTGCGTGTGCGAGTGGGAACTGATCGTCGTCGGAAACACCGACGCGGATCCAGCCGCCGCTCGCATCGCGCGCGCTCGCGTGAGCGAATACGACCTGGACGACCGGGTCTCGTTTGTCGGGACAGTCGACGACGACACACTCGAGTCGATCCTCGAGCGGACGCACGTGCTCGCCGTCCCGTCCACGTACGAGGGGTTCGGCATGGTCTACCTCGAGGCGATGGAGTACGGCGTCGTTCCGATCGCGAGCGCCGTCGGCGGGGCATCCGAGTTCGTCGACGACGGACACAACGGATACGTGGTCGACCCCGACGATGTAGATCGGATCGCGCTCGCGCTCGAAACCCTCGTGACGGATCGTGACCGCCTCGCGTCGCTCGCTCGCCGCGCACTCGAGACGGCCGACGCGCATCCGACGTGGGCCGAGACGACGGAAACCGTTCGCGCGTTCCTCGAGACGGATCGGTAG
- a CDS encoding 50S ribosomal protein L11 → MAGTIEVLVPGGQANPGPPLGPELGPTPVDVQAVVQEINDQTAAFDGTEVPVTVEYDDDGSFDIDVGVPPTAALVKDEAGFETGSGEPQKDFVADLSIEQVKTIAEQKHPDLLAYDTINAAKEVVGTCASMGVTIEGDDAREFKEKVDAGDYDDVLLE, encoded by the coding sequence ATGGCTGGAACCATCGAAGTGCTCGTTCCGGGTGGCCAGGCCAACCCTGGCCCACCGCTCGGTCCCGAGCTCGGACCGACGCCCGTCGACGTACAGGCGGTCGTCCAAGAGATCAACGATCAGACGGCAGCGTTCGACGGTACGGAAGTCCCCGTAACCGTCGAGTACGACGACGACGGCTCGTTCGATATCGACGTCGGTGTCCCACCGACGGCCGCACTGGTCAAAGACGAGGCCGGGTTCGAAACCGGCAGTGGCGAACCCCAGAAGGACTTCGTCGCCGACCTTTCGATCGAGCAAGTCAAGACCATCGCCGAGCAGAAACACCCCGACCTGCTCGCGTACGACACCATAAACGCCGCGAAAGAAGTCGTCGGCACCTGTGCCTCGATGGGCGTGACCATCGAAGGCGACGACGCACGCGAGTTCAAAGAGAAGGTCGACGCCGGCGACTACGACGACGTGCTGCTCGAGTAA
- the cutA gene encoding divalent-cation tolerance protein CutA, whose protein sequence is MPTTYVTVPPEHADEIAETLVEERLAACVNRVATNSTYRWDGEVHHDDEVVLLAKTTDGAYEALEERVLELHPHEVPCIERFDESHVLESFAEWRAESIE, encoded by the coding sequence ATGCCGACGACTTACGTGACGGTGCCTCCGGAACATGCCGACGAAATCGCCGAAACGCTCGTCGAAGAACGTCTCGCGGCCTGCGTCAATCGAGTGGCGACGAACTCCACCTACCGGTGGGACGGCGAGGTTCACCACGACGACGAGGTCGTGTTACTCGCGAAAACGACCGACGGGGCGTACGAAGCACTCGAGGAACGAGTGCTCGAGCTTCACCCTCACGAGGTGCCGTGTATCGAACGGTTCGACGAGAGTCACGTCCTCGAGTCGTTCGCCGAGTGGCGTGCCGAGAGTATCGAGTGA
- a CDS encoding HEWD family protein: MSAHVRAPTARICERCGRAEYWDEELDAWQITRKDGERRVGSPHCLHEWDINGTFNPVVE; the protein is encoded by the coding sequence ATGAGCGCACACGTACGTGCACCGACCGCTCGCATCTGCGAGCGCTGTGGGCGAGCTGAATACTGGGACGAGGAACTCGATGCATGGCAGATCACCCGCAAAGACGGCGAAAGACGGGTCGGAAGTCCGCACTGTCTCCACGAGTGGGATATCAACGGCACGTTCAACCCCGTCGTCGAGTAA
- a CDS encoding phosphoenolpyruvate carboxykinase (ATP), giving the protein MSETGTKARPLAEQLPDPSTASNVRYNPSLEELRELAAHEETTTEFGSPSYVSEFRSRSSDRTKNTVDHDFSDEDYDLVDEAIELAGDGEMLCVDRLMGRHEEATFCCRLFVPTEHARIALAWANLFEPTDGREPDLYTVQLPDYDETAIRVLPDEGVTAVLGSDYLGEAKKSFLRLFMYRLKERGGLGLHAGSKRVRVRDDDGDLQTVGQVFMGLSATGKSTLTSHGCWLEGAEDATMLQDDVCAVLPDGSVPGSEGKGLFIKTIGLDEDEQPALYRAATDESAILENVAVDDDGSVDFDEDRYTSNSRAIVQRSELESADEEIDLEQVDQVFFITRNPLMPPVSKLTDEQAAVAFMLGESIETSAGDPSRAGESIRVVGTNPFIIGSEGQEGNLFYDLVGELDVDCYVLNTGYLGEESVDIGVTESVTILTETARGTIEWTDDEQTGLTIPESIPELEIEEFYVPDHVDDYEEAVAALRAERREYLEQFDDLLEEIKDAVY; this is encoded by the coding sequence ATGTCCGAAACCGGGACGAAGGCCCGTCCGCTGGCCGAGCAGCTTCCCGATCCGTCGACAGCGTCGAACGTCCGGTACAACCCGTCGCTCGAGGAACTTCGAGAACTCGCCGCTCACGAGGAGACGACGACCGAGTTCGGGTCGCCGTCGTACGTCAGCGAGTTCCGTTCGCGAAGCTCGGACCGAACGAAAAACACCGTCGACCACGACTTTTCAGACGAGGATTACGATCTCGTCGACGAAGCGATCGAACTCGCCGGCGATGGCGAGATGCTCTGTGTCGACCGCCTGATGGGGCGACACGAGGAGGCGACGTTCTGCTGTCGCCTGTTCGTCCCGACCGAGCACGCCCGAATCGCGCTCGCGTGGGCGAACCTCTTCGAACCGACGGACGGCCGCGAGCCGGATCTGTACACCGTCCAGCTCCCCGACTACGACGAAACGGCGATCCGTGTCCTCCCCGACGAGGGCGTCACCGCCGTCCTCGGCAGCGATTACCTCGGTGAAGCGAAGAAATCGTTCCTTCGGCTGTTTATGTATCGCCTCAAAGAACGCGGCGGGCTCGGGCTGCACGCCGGTAGCAAACGCGTCCGTGTCCGAGACGACGACGGCGACCTCCAGACCGTCGGCCAGGTGTTCATGGGACTGTCGGCGACCGGCAAGTCCACGCTCACCTCCCACGGCTGCTGGCTCGAAGGGGCCGAAGACGCGACGATGCTCCAGGACGACGTCTGTGCCGTGCTTCCCGACGGCTCGGTCCCCGGCAGCGAAGGGAAGGGGCTGTTCATCAAGACGATCGGCCTCGACGAAGACGAACAGCCGGCGCTGTATCGTGCGGCGACCGACGAGTCGGCGATCCTCGAGAACGTCGCCGTCGACGACGACGGATCGGTCGACTTCGACGAAGATCGGTACACCTCGAACTCCCGGGCGATCGTCCAGCGGTCGGAACTCGAGAGTGCGGACGAAGAGATCGACCTCGAGCAGGTCGATCAGGTCTTCTTTATCACGCGCAATCCCCTGATGCCGCCGGTCTCGAAGCTCACCGATGAACAGGCTGCCGTCGCGTTCATGCTCGGCGAGTCGATCGAGACCAGCGCGGGCGACCCGTCGCGTGCCGGCGAGTCCATCCGCGTCGTGGGAACCAATCCCTTCATCATCGGCTCGGAGGGCCAAGAGGGCAACCTCTTTTACGACCTCGTCGGCGAGCTCGACGTCGACTGTTACGTGCTCAACACGGGCTATCTCGGCGAGGAATCCGTCGACATCGGCGTTACGGAGTCGGTGACCATCCTGACCGAAACCGCCCGCGGCACGATCGAGTGGACCGACGACGAACAGACGGGGCTCACGATCCCCGAGTCCATCCCCGAACTCGAGATCGAGGAGTTCTACGTCCCGGACCACGTCGACGACTACGAGGAGGCCGTCGCGGCCCTTCGAGCGGAGCGACGTGAGTACCTCGAACAGTTTGACGACCTGCTCGAGGAGATCAAAGACGCCGTCTACTGA
- a CDS encoding rubrerythrin-like domain-containing protein — protein MSLADTVEYECVRCGYQEVAEDALVGTCQRCGNEMRNVELIRS, from the coding sequence ATGTCTCTCGCCGACACCGTCGAATACGAGTGCGTTCGGTGTGGCTACCAGGAGGTGGCCGAAGACGCCCTGGTTGGCACCTGCCAGCGCTGCGGAAACGAGATGCGCAACGTCGAACTAATTCGTTCCTAA